From the genome of Setaria viridis chromosome 1, Setaria_viridis_v4.0, whole genome shotgun sequence:
CGGTCCTCCACATGATCCGGCGCCGCCCGTGGACCACGCGCCTCGAGAACTCCATCCGCCTCCTCTCGCCCACCCTCGACGCGCCGCTCGTCCACGGCGTcatctccggcgccgccgccgcgggccgcgCCGACCTCGCGCTCCAGTTCTTCCGCTTCGCCTACCGCCGGGCAGGCTTCCGCCCGGGCCGCGACACCTTCGCGCTCATCGTCCCGGCCCTCGCGTCCCGCCGCATGCTCAACCACGCGCGCTGCCTCGTCCTCGACACCATGCCGTCCTTCAACGTCGCGCCCGACGAGGCCACGCTCGCCGCGCTCATCGCGGCATACGGGAAGGCCGCCATCCCGCAGGAGGCCGTCAAGCTGTTCCGGATGATGCCCGACCTCGGCATCACCCGCACCGCGCTCTCCTACAACGCCGTCCTCAAGGCCATACTCTGCCGCGGCCGCGAGGCCATGGCCAGGCGGATCTACAACGCCATGATCGCCGAGGGCGTCGCGCCGGACCTGTCCACCTACAACACATTGATCTGGGGGTTCGGTCTGTGCAAGAAGATGGAGGCCGCCGTCAGGGTGTTTGGGGACATGAAGGCTCATGGGGTCACGCCTGATGCGACGACCCACAACACCCTGCTCAATGCTTGGGTGCGGGCAGGTGATCTGGAGAGTGCGCGAAAGGTGTTTGATGAAATGACTGCAGAGGGGATTGAACGGAACTCAGTCTCCTACAATGTCATGATCAAGGGGTATGTTGAAGCCACAAAGGTGGAGGAGGCAGTAGCGTTGTTCACAGAGATGGGCGAGAAGGGTTTGAGGTTGAGCGAGAAGACATTCGCTGCATTGATGCCAGGCCTTTGCGATGATCAGGGGAGGGTGGCGGAGGCCCGGAAGGCAGTGGATGACATGGCGGAGCGGAGGCTCACGCCTAAGGACAAGTCGGTGTTTCTGAGGCTTGTGACGACGCTGTGCACAGCTGGGGATTTGGATGGGGCGTTGGAGGTGCACCGGAAGAGCGGGCAGTTCAAGCATGTTCTCGTGGATCCAAGACAATATGGAGTGTTGATGGAAGGCCTTTGTGCAGGCGGGAAGTGTGACAGTGCTGTTGAGGTGCTAGATGAGCTTATGGAGAAGGGCACACTGCTGAGCCCAAAGAGTCCTGTGCTTGAAGCATCGGCTTATAACCCGGTAATTGAGTATCTGTGCAACAACGGTAGCACCACCAAGGCTGAGACATTCTTCAGGCAGCTGATGAAGAAGGGTGTGGATGACAAGGTTGCATTCAACAGTCTTATCCGTGGGCATGCAAAAGAAGGTGTGCCTGAGGCGGCTCAGGAGATTCTTGCCATTATGACGCGCCGCGAGGTCCCAACTGACCCTGAATCACACGCGCTGCTAGTTGATAGCTTCCTGAAGAAGAATGAGGCAGCTGATGCAAAGACAGCATTGGACAGCATGATGCAACAGGGTCACCTGCCGAGCCCAGCTCTTTTCAAGTCTGTCATGGAGGCGCTCTTCAATGGTGGTCGTGTTCAGACTGCAAGCAGGGTCATGAAGAGTATGATAGAGAAGGGGGTTACTGAGAACATGGACTTGGCACATAAGATACTGGAAGCTCTCTTCATGAGGGGCCATGTGGAGGAGGCGATCGGTCGTGTGAATCTGATGGTGGAAAATGGCTGTATGCCTGATCTAGATAAGTTGCTGGTTGGCCTTTGTGAGAATGACAGAGTGATGGAGGCGCAGAAGCTGGCTGATTTTGCATTGGACAGGGACTTTAATGTTAGCTTCTCAACCTATGACAGAGTTCTGGAGGCCCTGTACACCGAGGAGAAGACACTGCCTGCGTACTCCATGCTTTGCAAGATCAAGAACAAAGGAGGTGTTGTCAATCAGAAAGGTTGTGATGCTTTGATGGAGAGCTTAAAATCTGAAGGGTACTCAAAGCAAGCAGATATTTTGTCTAAGATCTTGGCAGAGAATGCGCCATCAACGTCGAAGAGGGGCAAAAGGGTTGCCATGGGTGCTTAGCAAGGTCTGCCATCTTGTGGAAACtatccatttttttcctttttgactTGAAGAAAGATGTGATGTCTTTCTTTTCATCGATGCTTCTTGAGCTATTTGCCAAGAGGGTGTTTTCATCCTATAAGACAAGAAGCAGGTACATTTACTTTCTGTTTGGAGAATCCCCGATTTGTTCATCTTAGCGGAAAGAAACATATGCAATAATAGCAAAGATGTACCTCCTGTTATAAATTTTGTTGCGAAATTTAGCATTTATTACTTAACATATTGTACTGCAAACGGTTTTTAGTTTAGTTTTGGCATGAACCTTAAGGAGTTACTCTGTTCTTTTCATTCTTGTGAGAATTGAAGTTTTGGTCCCATCAGTTATGTAAGGGCTGCTAAGAGATAGTAAGCGTATCTGAATTACCCAGCTGTTTTGAAGCTACGAGATTGCATGTCATTGATGGATTTTCTGTTGAAGTGTTAATCTTTGATTCTCGATCTGCCACCTGACTTCATAGTACAGAATTGTAAAGATTGCACTTAGGAAGCTTGATCTGTAATCTTCAAGTCATTACAGAATTGTAAAGATTGCACTTAGGAAGCTTGATCTGTACACTTCAAGTTATACTGTTTTTGTTATATTCCAGCCTAGCAACTTGGCTAGGACTAGGGTCCATGTGTGTATATAGCAACTTGCGGGATCACATTATTCATTTTTTTGGCTATTTGAAGTTTTGAGCTCAGGTCAATTTCAGACCGTGCTGTAGCATTTATATTACTTAACATACTGTACTGCTACTGGTTTTTAGTGGCTGTACCTACCAAAAAACATCCCTTAAAAGTATAGTTTTGGCATGAACCTAAAGGAGTTACCCTGTGCTTTTCATTCTTG
Proteins encoded in this window:
- the LOC117857256 gene encoding large ribosomal subunit protein mL102 (rPPR5), producing MARRHLPLHLPLLSRKPLPPAPPARRALCASSTPADTPTAEAPADAPAPSPAAAPANLPRREEPLHETVLHMIRRRPWTTRLENSIRLLSPTLDAPLVHGVISGAAAAGRADLALQFFRFAYRRAGFRPGRDTFALIVPALASRRMLNHARCLVLDTMPSFNVAPDEATLAALIAAYGKAAIPQEAVKLFRMMPDLGITRTALSYNAVLKAILCRGREAMARRIYNAMIAEGVAPDLSTYNTLIWGFGLCKKMEAAVRVFGDMKAHGVTPDATTHNTLLNAWVRAGDLESARKVFDEMTAEGIERNSVSYNVMIKGYVEATKVEEAVALFTEMGEKGLRLSEKTFAALMPGLCDDQGRVAEARKAVDDMAERRLTPKDKSVFLRLVTTLCTAGDLDGALEVHRKSGQFKHVLVDPRQYGVLMEGLCAGGKCDSAVEVLDELMEKGTLLSPKSPVLEASAYNPVIEYLCNNGSTTKAETFFRQLMKKGVDDKVAFNSLIRGHAKEGVPEAAQEILAIMTRREVPTDPESHALLVDSFLKKNEAADAKTALDSMMQQGHLPSPALFKSVMEALFNGGRVQTASRVMKSMIEKGVTENMDLAHKILEALFMRGHVEEAIGRVNLMVENGCMPDLDKLLVGLCENDRVMEAQKLADFALDRDFNVSFSTYDRVLEALYTEEKTLPAYSMLCKIKNKGGVVNQKGCDALMESLKSEGYSKQADILSKILAENAPSTSKRGKRVAMGA